The window AGAAGGATGTTGGACAGTAGTGGGCTGAGTGGCGATCCTTGCGGAACGCCTTTTCTACGCCTGTGCAGTTTTCCGTTGATCTGGATTGGTGCACGCAGCCACTTTCTGATAAGCCTTAGGGTAGTCGGACATTTTACCCGTTGGTAGATCAATTGAAGTAGAACCGAGTGGTCAACCTCGTCAAAGAATCCCTTAAGGTCGATGTCCACAATATCCTGATAGCCATCATTGATGTTTTTCAGGGCTTGTGTTACCGCCTTATGGATGTTCTTTTCGGGACGGAAGCCGTAGCTGTGTTCCTCGAACGTAAGTTCGTATTTAGTCATCAGCACTTGGCTTAACGCCTGTTGGAGCCATCTGTCCACTACTGTGGGAACTCCGAGCAATCTTGTCTTTCCGTTACTCTTGGGTATCTCGACCCCTTTGATAGGTTTGGGTACATAACTGTGGTTGAGGATGGATGTGGCAATCCTATCCCTGTTGCTTTCCAGAAAGGAAAGCAGTTCGGTGACCTTCATGCCGTCCACCCCTGCCGAACCCTTGTTCCGCACCACCTGTCGGTATGCTTTGTAAAGGTTCTTACGGTTGAGTACTTTTTCTATCATAGCTTAATCTGTTAACCCTGTCCGCTTAAGATAAGGCTACCCCAAAAGTTGCTCCTTATCGAATTTGGACGTAATCCAATGTTCAGTCCTTCGCTGCCCAGTGAGACCTCTGTAGCTCTTACAGCTCGTTACCGGCAACTACTACGACCTCGGCTGACTTCTCTTAGGTGTTCCCGACACCCAGAGACCTCCCTCGGTAAGATGAATATCCTTGTGTCTATCCCTGCCATATCTACTACTTTGGTACTTCCTTCCTTGTGGAAGGTTGGGACTTCGGTGTGCTGTGTCACCTCATCCGACCTCATAGCCTCCGTATATGGTTTCTGTTCGTCAGTACAGACACCGCAGTCTGGCTTACTTCACTGCATGCCTCACGGCAAACCAGCTTGCCACTTGCTTGGCTTCGGGACGTTACCCCCGCGCTTAAGGGACTCTCACCCGTTGGAACGGTCAACTTTTTGACCTATATTCACCATTCAAGGCACACACATCACCTTGGAAGACAGCGGGCGGTTCCGAGTAAATAAAAAGATTAGTACCTTTAATATGTTAGGAGTAGGCTGGAAGAGAACGGCTCCGAAAGCCCGCCGTCTCCAAGCTGAATCCCGTTACAGGGAAGTTGAAGAAGAACTAAGTAGAAAGCAAATCAGTTTTATGATGTAATTTCATATATTTATTAAAATTTAGGCTATGACACATGCAGAACGCCATATCATTGAAACTTATTCTGAGCTTTTTGAAAGCTTGAGTTCGGTAAGCAAATTAGAGCTGCTGGAACGGCTTGCAAAATCTATTAGGAAAGGAAGAAAGTCTAATGAAAAGGATTTTTTTAGTTCTTTCGGAGGATTTGTTTCAGAAAAGCCAGCCGAAGAAATCATAAAAGATATTAGGGAAAGCAGGAAATTCAGATCAAAAGACTTGAAAATTTGATATATGCAATATTTGCTTGACACAAGTACATGTGTATTTTTTTTGAGAGGGAAACTCCATCTAGATGAAATCATCAAGGAAGAAGGTCTTGAGAATTGTTTCATCTCTGAAATAACAGTTTTTGAACTGAAATACGGAGCAGAAAACAGCGATGATCCCAAAAAATCTCACAGAGCGGTTGATAAATTTGTGAAAGGGCTAACCATCATACCGATTTTTGGGATAGTAGACCAGTATGCCAATAACAAAGTCTTGCTAAGAAAAAACGGAACACCGATGCATGATGAATTTGATTTGATCATTGGTGTTACTGCAGTCGCTAACGAAATGATTTTGGTAACTGACAATATTAAAGACTTTAGGTACTTAGAAAACCTGAAATTGGAAAACTGGTTGGAAAGAAAATAACCTCCCTGTAATCGAGTAGACGGCCGTGAGCCATAAGCTCACGGTGCGCCTCTCACACCACCGTACGTACGGGTCTCCCCGAATCAAGTTCGGGGCAGGCTGTATACGGCGGTTCACTGGATTGTAGGTTGCGATTTGAGGTAATAAGAAAGCATGGATTCATAACCTTTTCTTCTTAGTCGTGACAAAGTTATCGTAGTGATCAGAATCGGACTCTGGGCAACAGCCCATCCCCCTTTCCTGGTTCTACTCCATGCATATGCATGGTCTTGGTCCACTCCCAATCTGATCAGGTTTTTACGTTTCCGCTCGGGTTTCTTCTCCCGATAGCTATCGGGACCAAATACAGTATCGAAGTCGGTTTCTCAGCCACTCGTCGAGTGATTTCAGCTTTGCGGAGATACTGG is drawn from Belliella baltica DSM 15883 and contains these coding sequences:
- the ltrA gene encoding group II intron reverse transcriptase/maturase, with amino-acid sequence MIEKVLNRKNLYKAYRQVVRNKGSAGVDGMKVTELLSFLESNRDRIATSILNHSYVPKPIKGVEIPKSNGKTRLLGVPTVVDRWLQQALSQVLMTKYELTFEEHSYGFRPEKNIHKAVTQALKNINDGYQDIVDIDLKGFFDEVDHSVLLQLIYQRVKCPTTLRLIRKWLRAPIQINGKLHRRRKGVPQGSPLSPLLSNILLDLLDKELERRNLKYVRYADDFSIYTKSKKEARKVGNEIYLFLKEKLRLPINREKSGIRRPSNFEMLGHAFVPTYQKGVKGKYQLVVKKNSWDSLKRKLKQITKKTKPYSFEERLKKMAEVWRGWVNNYRLASISAKLKSLDEWLRNRLRYCIWSR
- a CDS encoding PIN domain-containing protein, with product MQYLLDTSTCVFFLRGKLHLDEIIKEEGLENCFISEITVFELKYGAENSDDPKKSHRAVDKFVKGLTIIPIFGIVDQYANNKVLLRKNGTPMHDEFDLIIGVTAVANEMILVTDNIKDFRYLENLKLENWLERK